The genomic window ATATCAGAGCCTATGCTTGTCAGCTTCTTGCGAAGAAAGCCCACATACACCTCGACGTGGTTCTCGACGGCGTTTGTGTCATAGCCCCACACCTTTGTGAGCAGCGTTTCCTTTGAGATGTGGTTCCTGCCCGATGTCATGAGCTGGCGCATCACCTCAAACTCCCTCGCTGAAAGGCTTATGCTGTTCTCTCCGTTGACGGCGAGATAAGCCAGTAAAACAAAACGCTCTGCGGAGGTGTTTTTCTCCACAGAGCGTTTATTAGGGCAACACCGCACAAAGACCGCCTGAAGGCTTTGTACGCAACTTACTTGCATCTTTTCCGTCATATTACACATTTTTTTCTTGAAATACGGTAGTATTCCTTCGGAAAATCTGTGCAATCTGACGAAAAAGCTGACTGCGCAATTTGCGCACAATCTTCGTGCGATGTTGCCTTAGTTATCCGTTTTTAAAAGTCCGTCGGCAATGACCTTTTTGAGCACTGCATCAATAGGTCCTGCGACCTCGAATACACGCACGCCTTTTTCTATCAGGTAAGCCGCAGCGCCGGGGCTTATCCGCTCGACAAATATCGCATCGCAGTCGGTCAGCAGCTCGATAATCTTATCAAAGCGTGTGGTATCGTGCCCCAGGCTATGCTGGCAGGCAGCGACCGCATCACGAAGCTCCTTATACTCATAGCCGCTGTCAGTGAGTTCATACACTCTGAAAAACTTTGCGTGCCCGAAGTGCTCGTTTATATCTATGCCGTTTGATGTGGCAATTGCTGCTTTTGACATGGAACTACTCCTCCTTCTTCTTTAATGCATAATTATCTCAGGTAACAGGTAATAGGTAACAGGTAACAGTTGAGGTGCGCCTGACGGCGCTTATGGCCATTCGGCCTGTTGGTCGTGCGACTATAGTTTAATCGTAGGGCTTGCCATTCCGAAGGGTCGAGGTAGCGCTTATGCCGACAAGGTCGGCTCGAAAGCCCCTCGTGTAGCCTATGGGAGCGAGAGAGCCGCCTTGAAGGAAAGCAACCCCTACAATTTAGCTAAAGGGGTAGTCTCTCCTTATCCTACGCTACGGGTAGGGGGGCTTTCGAGCTGTCGCAGACAGCTCATGCGCCACCCCTGCGGCAGCAAGCTGCCGCTTACCCCCTTCGGACTTGCCATTCCGCAGCTCCATATTGCCCGAATGGGCATAATATCGGCGAAGCCGATACCTCAATTCTGCATTCTGCATTATGCATTCTGCATTTATAAAAGAGCTGCCACGGCAGCTCTTTTAGCATCACTTGTATGTCGCAAGGGAAGTGTTGTAGATGTCTTCTATCACTCGCAGGCCGCCGGTGTAGCCGACGTAGTTTGTGGTAAGAACTATCCTGTAGGGGCTCGGGCAGGCGATGGAGAGGAAGTCTGCATCTAATTCCTTTGCAAGCTCCTTGTCCCAGCCGCTGCCGAGGATAAGACCTCTGCCCTTGTGCTCAAGGCCTCTTATAAGATCCTGCATAGCGCCTGCGTCGGGGTCAAAGTATACGGGTATCTCACGCTTGCCGGAAAAGCTCTTGATAGTCTCGGCTATCTTTTCCTGATACTTGTTGGGTATGTTGTCAACAATAAACTGCTCCTTCGGGATAACGCCTGTCTCGTGCAGCAGGAAGCGTGTAAGGCCTGTCACATAGCCTGCATCGTGCAGTATGTGTGCATACTCAGGCAGACCGTAGCGGAATTCGAGCAGGAATGTTGCAAGATTGTCAAGCTCCTCGTAGTAGGCCTTTTCTTCCTCGGCGATGAAAGCTCTTGCTTTCTTTTCATCTATCCCGGCACCCTGCTCCAAGGCGTATGCAAGCACGCCGTTTAAGAATTCAGTAGTTGCATTTGCGCCTATCGGCATATAGCCAAAGCTGTAGTAAGGCTGCTTGTAGCGGCGCTCTAAGTTTTTAACTATCGGCTCGCCGTACCAGGGGGATATGAATACGTTGAAGTTTGCTTTCGGTATCGTCTGCCATTCCTTTACACCGCCCGAGTGGGGGCCAAAGAGAATGTTTGCCTTAAGCCCTAAGCCTTCCAACAGGCGCTTGTATTCTTTGAGATTTCCCTTCCAGAAGGGGTCCTGATAGGGGATAGATGCTATCACGTTTACAAGGTTCTTGTCAGATCTTGCAGGATTGTCGTCCTCAAATCTGCTTACATACTGGTCGATTATTGCATTGACGACAGCCGAGTGGGAAACGTAGTTGTTTGACTTGAAGCCCGATGTCTCAACGTGTACTATCGGCCTGTCTTCCTCGTATAGAAACTCATCTGTGACGCTTGCAACGTCGTCGCCCACGATGCCGGCTGTGCAGCCTGTGACTACGACCTGCAGGTCTGTGTCGAGCACCTTGTAGGTGTTCTTGATTATGTTTCTCAGCCTGTCTGTGCCGCCGAAAACAACTTCCTTTTCGCTGAAATTGGTGCAGGGCGCTGTCTCGCCGCCGGCGTAGCCTGCAGCACGCTCGAAAAAGCCCTTTATCATCACGCCGCAGCCGGGGCCTGAGTGAAGTATCGGCACAGCCCTCGGTATTGCGACTACTGTCTGTAATGCGCCTATTGCACAGGTGTAGCGCTCTTGTTCTATAAGTCCTGCCATTGTATTTATCTCCTTTACTTGCCTAAGAATGTGTAGGGCTCCTGTTCAAGCCACCATTTTGTGTATGGGTTGACAGAATGCTTTGCGAGGTTCTTTACAAACTCGTCGTTTTCGAGTGCTTCTGCTATGCGCTCGCCGTAGTTGACTAACCCTTCGTAGCCCATGCCGAAGTGCTCGTCGCCTATCAGGAGCGAGGGTATGCCGAGCTTTGCTCCCCACAGTGTCATGCCGCCGTGGCGTGCAAGCAGTATGTCGGGCTTGATGCGGTTAAGCACATTCACAAGCTCAAATTCCTGCTTGTTGCAGACGTTGTAGTTGGGCACATCGCCGTAGTCCTCAACTGTATGGCGTAGCGTGTCTGAGCGCTCGTCCTCGTTGTCGTATTTCGGGTCGTGGTGGAAGATAGCTGCACCCTGCGGCTCCATGCCGAGCTCTTTTAGCAGTGCGAGCAGCGAGTGGCCGTGCGATGCACCTGCCGTAACGTATGCAGTCTTGCCCTTTAACTTCTCACGCAGCGCTTCTATCTTCGGCATATATTCTGCCTTCTTGCGAGCAAGGAGGTCTTCTACTTCCTTTTCCTTGCCGAGTATCTGGCCGAGCTCTCTGAACCAGCGGTCGGTCTGTGCTATGCCGTATGGGGGCGAGTTTCTTATCTCCGGCACGCCGAAGCCCTGCTCCAGTGCAGCACCAAGGTAAGAGCCGAGTGTCGAGCACGCCTGAACGGTGAGTGCTGCCTCGCTTGAATAGCTTAAGCTGTCAACTGTTGCAAAGGGTGTGATGTAGTTGGGCTCGTAACCGAGTTCGCCGAACCACTCACGGAAAATATCGCTGCCCCAGAAGTTTATGACGTTTATGATATTTCTTTTCTGTCTTGCAGGCTTGATTATCTTTCTTGCTATGCCGTGGTAGCCTGCATCGAAGCCCGATGTCCACATCTTCGAGCGGAAGCCCTCGCAGAAGACTGCCACAACAGGTATGCCGAGCTCCTTTTCGGCATTGTTGGCAACACTCTCAACATCGTCACCTATGATGCCGGCAGCACAGGTGGTGATAACGAATATAGCCTTTGGCTTTGCACGCTTGAACACCTCACGGATAGCCGCATCGAGCTTTTTGCCGCCGCCGTAGATAGTGTCCTTTTCCTCTAAGTTTGTTGAGAATATCTTTCTCTGTGTCGGGTGTTCGAGCTGTCTCAAATGAGCGTTTACCCTGTATGTGAATGCGAACTCATGCAGGCAGGTCGAGCAGCCCACAGGTCCGTGTGAGATTATTGCTGCGTCCTGGATAAGCGTGAGTGTGCAGGCTGCGTTCGATGTGCCGCAGCCGAGGCACTGGCTGAATGATCTGTTTTTATCCTTTAGCTTTCCGCAGCCCGAGCACTGCGACACGAGCTCCTTTGCCGTACCCTGGAAGCCTGTTATTGAATTAAGACGTATCTCTCGTATCTCGACTTCCGGTATATCTAAGTTTACTTTACTCATAGTTTTACTCCTCTTTTATAATGCAAAATGCATAATGCATAATGCATAATTGTGGTATCGGCTTACGCCGATGTTATGCCCATTCGGGCGGTTGGTCGGACGGTTTCAGTTAAATCGTAGGATATGCACCCGAAGGGGGTGGCGAAGGCGAAGCCGTAGCAGGGGTGGCGCATGAGCTGTCTGCAACAGCTCGAAAGCCCCCCTACCGTAGCGTAAGGATAGGCAAAGCTCTCGCCCTGAGCTGAAATGTCCGGTAGCTTACCTTCAAGGCAGCTCTCTCGCTCTCCGAGGGTACACGAGGGGCTTTCCGGTCGCCCCTCGACCCTTCGGAAATGCATATCCTACGATTTTAACAATACCGTCAGGTCTGCACGCCCGAATGGGCATCTGCGGCTTTGCCGCACCTCAACTGTTACCTGTTACCTGTAACCTGTTACCTGCCCGAAGGGCTTATATCCTGTAGTCGTCCTTAAGGTCGTCCATAAGACCGTATTCAACGAGTATCTCTTCAAGCCTTTCCTGTGTCATCGGCTTGGGGATAACAAACATATCGTTCTGCTCTATCTTCTCGGCAAGCGCTCTGTATTCGTCAGCCTGCTTTGACTGTGGAAAATGCTGGATAACTGTCTTCTTTCTTATCTCTGCACGCTGTACATCGTTGTCACGGGGAACAAAGTGTATCATCTGTGTGCCGAGCTCCTTGGCAAATGCACGCACAAGCTCTGCTTCACGGTCAACGTTTCTTGAATTGCAGATGATGCCGCCGAGTCTTACACCGCCCTGACGTGCGTATCTTGCGATACCCTTTGAGATGTTGTTTGCAGCATACAGAGCCATCATCTCGCCCGATGCTACGATGTATATCTCCTTGGCCTTGCCCTCACGGATAGGCATTGCGAAACCGCCGCAGACAACGTCGCCGAGAACGTCATAGAATACATAGTCAAGCTCCTCAGTGTAAGCGCCGAGCCTTTCAAGAAGACCGATAGAGGTGATGATACCACGTCCTGCACAGCCTACACCCGGTTCAGGGCCGCCTGACTCAACGCACTTGGTGCCCATAAAGCCTTCCTTAAGGATAGCGTCGAGCTCTATCTCGTCCTCGCCCTGGTCACGCAGCGTGTCGAGAACTGTCTTCTGATGCAGGCCGCCGAGCAGAAGCCTTGTCGAGTCTGCCTTTGGGTCACAGCCTACTACCATTACGTTGTTTCCTCTTTCAACAAGACCTGCCGTGAGGTTCTGTGTTGTTGTTGATTTGCCTATACCGCCCTTGCCGTATATAGCTATCTGTCTTAGTTCCTTTGCCATCTTCCTTACCTCTTTCATATGATTTATTTTTGATTTTTGAATTAACCGTGTGAGAATGTGTCCTTGTGCTGTAATCTCGAAAGGTCAATGTATACCTTTTCCGAGAAGTCCTCGCCGCCGGGAATGCCTACTGCATCTGCACGGCACCTCTGGCAGTGCCTGAACACGTCTATGTAGCGTGATGCTTTGAGTATCGCACGTTCGAGCTCCATGCAGTCGGGCTCGGGGCAGTCTTTCAGCTTGTGGTTGGGTATCAGGGGGATAATGTTGTAAATATCAGCCCCTGCCTCTGCGACTGTCCTTGCGACCTCCTCTATGTGGTCTGAATTTATCCCCGGCACGAACACTGTGTTCACCTTAAGCGTTATGCCGGCCTCGCTTATCAGGCGTATGCCCTTAAGCTGCTGCTCAATGAGTATCCTTGCGGCCTCGACACCCGTGTAGTGTCTGCCGTGCCACACTATGCCGTCATTGAGCTGTGCTTCTATCTCAGGGTCTACGGCGTTTACCGTGACTGTGAGCGAATCCACTCCTGCGTCTATCACCTGCTGTGCCTTTTCAGCGAGCAGCAAGCCGTTTGTGCTCATGCACTTTACAAGCTCCGGGAATTCCTTGCCTATGAGCTTGAATGTTTCAAGCGCATGATCACTTGCAAGCGTGTCTCCGGGGCCTGCTATACCTGCGACGTGTATCGACGGGCAAAGCTTAAGAGCTCTGCGTATCGCATCTATCGCTTCCTGCGGCGTGATGACCGTTCTTGTAACACCGGGGCGGAGCTCGTATGTATTAAAGCTCCTCTCGCAGAAGCGGCACTCGATATTACAGGTAGGGCTTATCGGAAGATGTATCCTTCCGTTGCCGCTGCCGGGGCCTTTTGCGTAGCAGGGGTGTTTTGTTGTCAGTTCCTCGTATGAGATAGCCATTTACTAACCTCCCATTCCTTTTCCTCTAAAAGCAGGCAGAGTGCCTGCTCTATCGTCAGGGGTATCTCGTATATCTTTTTATCATTTTCCTGTATATATTTTTTAGCACTGGGGCCTGCACGCTGAGCGACTATCACATCGACATCGTCAAGCTCCTTAAGTATTGCGGCGAATGCATCTGTCTCATGGAAGCCGCCCTTACACGACGGTGTGACCTCACGGTATTCACCGCTTAGCTCATAGTCTTCCTTTTCCTTATCAAGCTGTGCAATATAGAAGCGTCTTGCCGCCCCGAAATGCTCATTTACATTCTCGCCGTCGTTACTGGCGAAAGCTATTTTAAATACCATAGTCGCACCCTCCCTCCTTCAGTTAACAGTTAACAGGTAACAGGTAACAGTTGTGGTGTCGGCTTTCGCCGACGAGATGCCCATTCGGGCGTGTTTGTCTGACGGTTTCAGCTCAATCGCAGGACTTGCCAACTCAAAGTGGGCTGTCTTCGTCGTCTTCTTCCTTGTCGTAAGTGTTGGGATATCCCCGAAGGGGGTGGCGAAGGCGAAGCCGGAGCAGGGGGGCGACCGGAAAGCCCCCCTATCCGTAGCGTAAGGATAGGCAAAGCTCTCGCCGTGAGCTGAAACGTCTGGTTGCTTACCTTCAAGGGCACACTCTCGTCCTCAGGGGTACACGAGGGGCTTTCGAGCCGACCTTGTCGGCTCATGCGCCACCTCGACCCTTCGGTTGCACGCCCTGCGGCTTTAGCAATGCCGTCAGGTCTGCACGGCCGAATGGCCATACCGTGCGCCCTCGGCGCACACCATAACTGTTACCTGTTACCTGTTAACTGTTAACTGAATATCCGCCGCACCGGGGCTATTCACTATTCACTATTCACTGAGCGCAGCGTTTCCGTGTTATCCGAACAGCCCTGTGCTGAAGTATCTGTCGCCACGGTCGGGGAAAACTACGACGATCACGCCTTTTTGTATCTTGCGAGCAAGTTTGAGCGCCGCTGCCATTGCCGCACCTGATGACGAGCCGGCGATGATGCCCTCGTTTCGTGCAAGCTGACCGACTGTGCTGAATGCTTCGTCGTCGTTTATCTTCACCACTTCGTCAACAAGTGTGATGTCCATAGTCTCGGGAATAAAGTCGTTGCCAATGCCCTCGATGTTGTAATCCTTGTGTTCGCCGCCGCCTATCGTCGAGCCCTCGGGGTCTGCAAGCACGCCTTTTACATTGCTGTCATGCTCTTTAAGGTAACGCACGATGCCTGTGTATGTGCCGCCGCTGCCTGCGCCTGCTACAAGGTGTGTCACTCTGCCGCCGATGTCTTCCCATATCTCCCTGCCGGTAGTTTCGTAGTGGGCGAGGGGGTTGCTCTGGTTTTTAAACTGTTCGAGCGATATCGAATCGGGTATCTCTGCTCTGAGCTCGTCTGCCTTTCTCACAGCGCCGAGCATTCCCTCGGAACGGGGAGTGTTTATCACCTGTGCGCCCAAAGCTCTCATAAGCGCCTGCTTTTCGGCGGAGAATTTGGTGGGCACTGTGAATATCACCTTGTAGCCCTTGCCGAGTGCTGCGAAAGCTATGCCAAGGCCTGTGTTGCCGGCGGTGGCTTCTATTATCGTGCTGCCGGGCTTGAGCCTGCCTTCCTTTTCGGCAGCTTCTATCATCTTCTGACCTATCCTGTCCTTTACCGAACCGGAGGGGTTGTACATTTCCAGTTTTGCATATATCTCTACCTCGGGGGGGACCCCCATATTTGTGAGCCGCACGAGCGGCGTATGCCCTATAAGGCCGTGCATATTATCGTATAGCATATTTTTGATCGGCACCCGACAGGGTGCCCACTCCTTTCGATTTGATGCGGTTTTACTTTAGTAAAACCCGATTGCTCCAATCGGGAGCATTAAATCGGGATCATGAAAATCTTTGATTTTCATAATCAAACCTCACTTTTTGCTATTGCGTTGTCAAGATCAGCAAGAATGTCCTCTATGTCCTCTATTCCTATCGAGAGCCTGATAAGACCGTCGGTTATGCCGACCTTTTTTCTTATCTCCCCGGGGATAGATGCGTGTGTCATGCTTGACGGGTGGCATACGAGCGATTCAACGCCGCCTAAGCTCTCAGCCAGTGTGATGAGCTCTAAGCTCTCAAAGAATTTCTCTATGTCATGCCCCTCGGTAAGCTCGAATGATATCATCACGCCGCCGTTTTTAGCCTGCTTTTTGTTCACCTCGTAGCCCTTGTCAGTTTCAAGGCCGGGGTAGTGTACGCTCTTGACTGCCGGGTGTGCCTGCAAATGCTTTGCAGCGGCGAGAGCGTTCTCAACGTGTCGGTCAAGCCTTACGCCGAGCGTCTTTATACCTCTTATAAGCAAGAAGCTGTCAAACGGCGGAAGCACGCCGCCTGTGGAATTCTGTATAAACGCTATCCTGTCTGCAAGCTCTTTGGTCTTTACTGCCGCAAGGCCTGCAACAACGTCGCTGTGGCCGCCGAGGTACTTTGTAGCGCTGTGTACAACGATGTCAGCGCCGAGCTCTAAGGGTCTTTGCAGATATGGTGTCATGAATGTGTTGTCTACTATCACGAGCAGCCCGTGGCTGTGTGCTATCTCTGCTACAGCTCTTATGTCTGTCACCGTCATGAGAGGGTTTGCAGGGCTCTCGATGAGTACTGCTTTTACGTCTGCCGTGATATCCTTCTCAAAGGCCTCGGGGTCTTCCGTATCGGATATAGTGTATGTGATGCCGAAGCTGTCAAAGATGTTGTTTAAAAGCCTGAACGTGCCGCCGTAGACGTTTGACGAGATAAGCACTCTGTCGCCCGACTTAAGCAGACTCAGCACTGCCGTTTCAGCCGCAAGGCCGCTTGCAAAAGCAAAGCCTGCATAGCCGCCTTCGAGGTCTTTTATAAGTGCTTCGAGTGCCTCACGGGTGGGGTTGCCTGTTCTCGAATACTCATAGCCACGCATCTTTCCAAGGCCGTCCTGCTTGAAGGTCGAGGTCTGATATATCGGTATATTCACAGCCCCCGTGCGTTCGTCGATCGGTATCCCAGCGTGGATAAGAGCGGTGTTTATATTTTTATAGCTCATTGTCGTCATTCCTTTCATATTTCTCCTACCGAATTAGTATGTATACATCATACACCATTTTTCCCACACAGTCAACCGCAATCTAAGACAACGTTATCACGCCGCAGTCAAAGGCCTTTACGCGCCCCCGATATACGCCCGATTTTCCGCCAAAAGCATTGACTGTTTTTGAACGCCCGGTTAATTTCCTTGATGTGAAGACAACGTTATCAAAGCATTATCAGGGCTTTTGCGGCGGTTCCCGGCTGTTTAGTGCAGGTCAGGGCGGTGCTGCGTGATAACGATATCTTTTTCAATGCACAATACTCTCAGGTAACAGGTTACAGGTAACAGGTAACAGTTGTGGTGTCGGCTTACGCCGACGAGATGCCCATTCGGGCTGTCAGTCTGACGATTTCAGCTAAGCCGTAGGGCTTGCCAACCCGAAGTGGGCTGTCTTCTTCGTCGTTGTCTTCGTCCTCGTCCTCAACTCAGCGTGTGGGGGTGAACCCGAAGGGGGTGGCGGCAGCTTCGCTGACGCAGGGGGGCGACCGGAAAGCCCCCCTACACCGTAGCGTAAGGATAGCGAGAGACTACCCTTTTAGCTATACAGTGGGGTCAGCTTACCTTCAAGAGCGCTCTCTCGTTCTCAGGGGGTACACGAGGGGCTTTCCGGTCGCCCCTCGACCCTTCGGATATGCATATCCTACGATTTAGATGAAATCGTCCGACTAACAGGCCGAATGGCCATATCGTGCGCCTTTGGCGCACACCCTAACTATTCACTATTCATTCTTCACTATTCACTATTCACTGAGCGCAGCGTTTCCGCTGTTACCTGAAAAAAACTCCCTGCTGCCCGGTGTGGGGCAGGCAGGGGAGTGTTATATGTAGTATTCAGGCTCGGTGGCTTCGTAGTTGCGGCGGCAGCTCTCACGGATCATCAGCCTGCCTTGCAGTTCAAGCCGGCTTACCGTCCTGTGTCCGCCTTTTATCCGGTCAAGTAAAAGCATCAGAGCAAAGCGTACCATCTCGGTCTTCGGGAGCGATATCGTTGTCAGCATCGGGCGTGTGTACTGCGCAGCATCAATGTCGTCAGAGGATATCACCGAGGGAAGATAGTCTCTTATCCTGCGCCTGTCCATGCCCTTTATCATTCCGACCGCCAGAATGTCATTTGCGCAGTAGATAGCCGTCGGCGGGTCGGACAGACCCTTGAAGTATTGCAGCGCCGCCAGACCGTGAGCCTCGCTCGGGGTGGTGTCGTAGATGTGGTCGAGCTCAAGCGGCAGATGCAGCTCGGAAAGCGCCGTCTGATAGCCCGAGAACCTCGCCTCGTTGTGGGTGCCGCCCACAAAGCCTATCTTGGTGTGGCCGAGACGTTCGAGATACATCACAGCCTCTCTTGCGATCCTCGCACCGTCGCACAGCACCTCGTCCACCTCGTTATTTGTCGGGTCACGGTTTATTGACACGATGTTTTTCTCCTTTGCTTTGAGCGCTTTGAGAGCCCTGTGCGTGACCTTGCCGATAACGATGAGCCCGTCAGCACCGGCGGTGTCAGTGAGTATCCTGTCGATGTGAGACTCGATAGCCGGGGATTTTATCCTGCTGTCGGAAAGCTCTGCGCAGCGGACGATGCTGTGTACTATGCAGCCGTTGCTTCGCAGCTCCTTTTCCAAAAACATCAGCAGCTCATCGTAAAACGGATCCGACGACTCAGGGTCAGACCTTGTGAGGACTATATTTATAGCGTATATCTTCTGCTGCGTGCTTTTGCCCGATTTCAGGCTCCTTGCCGCAGCGTTCGGAACGTAACCGATAGCTCGTGCAGCCTCGATGACTTTCTTGCGTGTATCTTCGTTTGAGCATCTGTGTTTCGGGTCGCTGAGTATCCTGCCGACAGTCGAAACTGACACCCCGGTCATTGCCGATATCTCCTTCAGTGACATAAAAACACACCCTTTCCATAAAACATATCTGAATAATATGAATTATAACAGAAGAATTCCGATTTGTCAACTATGAAATTGTAAATTATTTTAAATGCCGATAGCCACAATTCTCAGTTAACAGTTAACAGGTAACAGGTAACAGTTGTGGTGTCGGCTTACGCCGACGTATGCCCATTCGGGCTGTCTTCGTCTTCGTCCTCAACTCAGCGTGTGGGCATATCCCCGAAGGGGGTGGCGTAGGCGAAGCCGGAGCAGGGGGGCGACCGGAAAGCCCCCCCTATCCGTAGCGTAGGGATAAGCGAGAGACTGCCCTTGAAGGCCAGCCCGTTTTCTTTGTCGCTTTTAGCCATATTTCCCCACCTAAATTTGTAACATCACACAAACTTTCCCCTTTTCAAAAATTTCTCTCTCACTTGTTGCATCAAACTATGCAACAAATGCCCCTTTTTGCGCTATTAGTAGAAGGACTTTTTTCTTCAATACTAAAAAAAGGAGTAAAAAAATATGGCAGAAAAGAGAAATGAACATAAGAGCTTTGTGATGTATAACGACTGGGGCAATAGCTTGCAGGAATTCGAGGACGCTGAACTCGGCCAGCTGCTAAGAGCGATCTATGCGTTCACCACAGCAGGCGAGGAGATAGAGCTTCCCGATAGGTCGCTCAGAATTCTCTTTAATATGATGAAAGAATGCTTTATCCGTGATTCAGAAAAGTGGGAAAACGTCTGCGAGAGAAACCGCATAAATGCAAAAAAGAGATGGTCAAAAAATGCAAGCGTATGCGACCGCATACAATCGGATACCAAAAATGCCGATAATGTAAATGACAATGTTAATGTAAATGATAATGTAAATGTAAATGACAATGTTAATGTTACTGTTAATGAAGATGTAAATGAAAATGTCAATGAGACTGTCACTGTTAATGAAGAAGACACTGTCAATGAAATGTCTTCTTCCCTGTCGTCTTCGTCGTCTTTGTCGTCATATCGTGAAGATTTTTCCCGTGTCATTTTTTCTGACGAGGACAAGGAGGAGCTTTTCAATATGTCCGACCGTCAGCAGATCGAACGCTACATTGACCGCATATCTGCCTGGCAGCAGGAGAACCGTCGCTTTATGAAAGACCCTTGCCGTACAATCAAGAAGTGGCTTCGTGAAGACGGCAGGAAGCCGGGTTACTATGACCGTGGGTACTCGGGGTACTCAGGCGGTTCATACGGCTACAGGAATCGCAGCGAAAGTGAAAGGGAGAAGATAGACAGGGAAGCGAAAGAGCTTGCAAGGCGAGTAGCGGAGTTTGAGGCTACGCTGGATTTTGACACGCTTTCAACCTGATTGCTTTCAAGGGTAGTCTCTCGCTATTCCTACGCTACGGTAGGGGGGCTTTCCGGTCGCCCCCCTGCGTCAGCGGAGCTGCCGCCACCCCCTTCGGGTTCACCCCCACACGCTGAGTTGAGGAAGAAGACGAAGACAACGACGACGAAGACAGCCGCTTCGGACTTGCCGTTCCTCGGTCACATATTGCCCGAATGGGCATAAGCGGCGCAAGCCGCACCTCAACTATTCACTATTCACTATTCACTATTCACTGAGCGAAGCAAGGCAACGCCGAGCGAAGCGTTTCCGCCCGAATGGGCATCTCGTCGGCGCAAGCCGACACCACACCTGTTACCTGTTACCTGTAACCTGTTACCTGAAAAAAAGCGCCGC from Ruminococcus sp. NK3A76 includes these protein-coding regions:
- a CDS encoding nitrogenase component 1, which encodes MSKVNLDIPEVEIREIRLNSITGFQGTAKELVSQCSGCGKLKDKNRSFSQCLGCGTSNAACTLTLIQDAAIISHGPVGCSTCLHEFAFTYRVNAHLRQLEHPTQRKIFSTNLEEKDTIYGGGKKLDAAIREVFKRAKPKAIFVITTCAAGIIGDDVESVANNAEKELGIPVVAVFCEGFRSKMWTSGFDAGYHGIARKIIKPARQKRNIINVINFWGSDIFREWFGELGYEPNYITPFATVDSLSYSSEAALTVQACSTLGSYLGAALEQGFGVPEIRNSPPYGIAQTDRWFRELGQILGKEKEVEDLLARKKAEYMPKIEALREKLKGKTAYVTAGASHGHSLLALLKELGMEPQGAAIFHHDPKYDNEDERSDTLRHTVEDYGDVPNYNVCNKQEFELVNVLNRIKPDILLARHGGMTLWGAKLGIPSLLIGDEHFGMGYEGLVNYGERIAEALENDEFVKNLAKHSVNPYTKWWLEQEPYTFLGK
- a CDS encoding helix-turn-helix domain-containing protein; this encodes MRCCPNKRSVEKNTSAERFVLLAYLAVNGENSISLSAREFEVMRQLMTSGRNHISKETLLTKVWGYDTNAVENHVEVYVGFLRKKLTSIGSDIRIEAVRRL
- a CDS encoding NifB/NifX family molybdenum-iron cluster-binding protein; amino-acid sequence: MSKAAIATSNGIDINEHFGHAKFFRVYELTDSGYEYKELRDAVAACQHSLGHDTTRFDKIIELLTDCDAIFVERISPGAAAYLIEKGVRVFEVAGPIDAVLKKVIADGLLKTDN
- a CDS encoding NifB/NifX family molybdenum-iron cluster-binding protein, producing the protein MVFKIAFASNDGENVNEHFGAARRFYIAQLDKEKEDYELSGEYREVTPSCKGGFHETDAFAAILKELDDVDVIVAQRAGPSAKKYIQENDKKIYEIPLTIEQALCLLLEEKEWEVSKWLSHTRN
- the nifH gene encoding nitrogenase iron protein; translated protein: MKEVRKMAKELRQIAIYGKGGIGKSTTTQNLTAGLVERGNNVMVVGCDPKADSTRLLLGGLHQKTVLDTLRDQGEDEIELDAILKEGFMGTKCVESGGPEPGVGCAGRGIITSIGLLERLGAYTEELDYVFYDVLGDVVCGGFAMPIREGKAKEIYIVASGEMMALYAANNISKGIARYARQGGVRLGGIICNSRNVDREAELVRAFAKELGTQMIHFVPRDNDVQRAEIRKKTVIQHFPQSKQADEYRALAEKIEQNDMFVIPKPMTQERLEEILVEYGLMDDLKDDYRI
- a CDS encoding nitrogenase component 1; this encodes MAGLIEQERYTCAIGALQTVVAIPRAVPILHSGPGCGVMIKGFFERAAGYAGGETAPCTNFSEKEVVFGGTDRLRNIIKNTYKVLDTDLQVVVTGCTAGIVGDDVASVTDEFLYEEDRPIVHVETSGFKSNNYVSHSAVVNAIIDQYVSRFEDDNPARSDKNLVNVIASIPYQDPFWKGNLKEYKRLLEGLGLKANILFGPHSGGVKEWQTIPKANFNVFISPWYGEPIVKNLERRYKQPYYSFGYMPIGANATTEFLNGVLAYALEQGAGIDEKKARAFIAEEEKAYYEELDNLATFLLEFRYGLPEYAHILHDAGYVTGLTRFLLHETGVIPKEQFIVDNIPNKYQEKIAETIKSFSGKREIPVYFDPDAGAMQDLIRGLEHKGRGLILGSGWDKELAKELDADFLSIACPSPYRIVLTTNYVGYTGGLRVIEDIYNTSLATYK
- a CDS encoding cysteine synthase family protein; its protein translation is MLYDNMHGLIGHTPLVRLTNMGVPPEVEIYAKLEMYNPSGSVKDRIGQKMIEAAEKEGRLKPGSTIIEATAGNTGLGIAFAALGKGYKVIFTVPTKFSAEKQALMRALGAQVINTPRSEGMLGAVRKADELRAEIPDSISLEQFKNQSNPLAHYETTGREIWEDIGGRVTHLVAGAGSGGTYTGIVRYLKEHDSNVKGVLADPEGSTIGGGEHKDYNIEGIGNDFIPETMDITLVDEVVKINDDEAFSTVGQLARNEGIIAGSSSGAAMAAALKLARKIQKGVIVVVFPDRGDRYFSTGLFG
- a CDS encoding radical SAM protein; the protein is MAISYEELTTKHPCYAKGPGSGNGRIHLPISPTCNIECRFCERSFNTYELRPGVTRTVITPQEAIDAIRRALKLCPSIHVAGIAGPGDTLASDHALETFKLIGKEFPELVKCMSTNGLLLAEKAQQVIDAGVDSLTVTVNAVDPEIEAQLNDGIVWHGRHYTGVEAARILIEQQLKGIRLISEAGITLKVNTVFVPGINSDHIEEVARTVAEAGADIYNIIPLIPNHKLKDCPEPDCMELERAILKASRYIDVFRHCQRCRADAVGIPGGEDFSEKVYIDLSRLQHKDTFSHG